A stretch of Glandiceps talaboti chromosome 18, keGlaTala1.1, whole genome shotgun sequence DNA encodes these proteins:
- the LOC144449026 gene encoding ankyrin repeat domain-containing protein 13D-like, translating to MLKSKPTEVFPLHWLVWHNSYEDLERTLIKDEHNVEAVDPRGRTALHLAVALGHLESTRVLLRHKAVVNTENKQGWTVLQEAISTGDPELVKIVLQHRDYQRASARVAGIPELLEKLRAAPDFYVEMKWEFTSWVPLVSRMCPSDVYRVYKSGANVRVDTTLLGFDQMTWQRGNRSYIFKGEDGENMASFMEVDHDRCQVFIEKLQLRPDFDLSLMTPRESTVAARLTSPVVCTFIDTGKIAFTRNKSGIWGWRSDKVEGINGYECKVFSASNVELVTKQRLEHLTEEDKERTKDTFKNHNPLQSFLGMAEQHQAASGGNISKSSDPTNPTAIKPEEYFDPDFALGDRDVGRPKEVSTKVQKFKANLWLCEAHPLSLQEQVLPIIDLMAISNAHFAKLRDFITLQLPAGFPVKIEIPLFHILNARITFGNLDASNEAVSGVLCLHESSAASNGEHTSEAVGPPITCAVDATCFEPPAMYDRLGDGYREPMTMMRDEDDDLLQFAIQQSLLDAGTEDDQVTVWEALNNSKPSHGTNFRAQEDRMLQRAIQESLRMSQGSSQTEATGEDTSNCTVSRPLPLPPPPKPQMIGARNANELDEQLKIAMELSQRQQKEDDLRRQAEEEELERILKLSLQDK from the exons ATGCTGAAAAGCAAACCGACGGAGGTTTTCCCACTGCATTGGCTTGTCTGGCATAATAGCTATGAAGATCTTGAAAGAACTTTGATCAAAGATGAG CATAATGTAGAAGCAGTAGATCCTAGAGGGAGAACAGCATTACATCTAGCAGTGGCATTGGGTCACCTTGAAAGCACCAGAGTCCTTCTCAGACATAAAGCAGTTGTcaacacagaaaacaaacagGGATGGACAG TTTTGCAGGAAGCCATCAGTACTGGAGATCCAGAGCTTGTCAAAATCGTTCTACAGCATAGAGACTACCAGAGAGCTTCAGCCAGAGTTGCTGGTATACCGGAACTGTTAGAAAAACTACGTGCT GCACCTGATTTTTATGTGGAGATGAAATGGGAGTTCACAAGTTGGG TTCCCCTTGTGTCCAGGATGTGTCCAAGTGATGTTTACAGAGTTTACAAAAGTGGTGCTAATGTCAGAGTAGATACAACACTGTTAGGCTTTGATCAGATGACATGGCAACGAGGAAATAGAAGCTACATTTTCAAGGGAGAAG ATGGAGAAAACATGGCTTCGTTCATGGAAGTTGATCACGATAGGTGTCAAGTATTTATAGAAAAACTTCAACTACGTCCAGATTTTGATCTGTCATTGATGACCCCTAGAGAATCTACTGTAGCTGCCAGACTCACATCACCCGTTGTCTGTACGTTCATTGATACAGGAAAAATTGCATTCACAAG AAACAAAAGTGGTATATGGGGTTGGAGAAGTGATAAAGTGGAAGGTATAAATGGCTATGAATGTAAGGTATTTAGTGCCTCCAATGTGGAGCTAGTTACAAAACAGAGACTTGAACACCTTACTGAAGAAGATAAAGAAAGGACCAAAG ACACCTTTAAAAATCACAATCCCTTGCAGTCTTTCCTTGGAATGGCAGAACAACACCAAGCTGCTTCAGGG GGTAATATCTCAAAAAGCAGCGACCCAACCAATCCAACTGCCATCAAACCAGAAGAGTACTTTGACCCAGACTTTGCCCTTGGTGACCGAGATGTTGGTAGACCCAAGGAAGTCAGTACTAAGGTGCAGAAGTTCAAAGCCAATCTGTGGTTATGTGAAGCCCATCCTTTGTCCCTTCAGGAACAAGTTCTACCTATTATTGACTTGATGGCAATCAGCAACGCTCACTTTGCAAAACTAAGAGATTTTATCACATTACAACTGCCTGCTGGGTTTCCAGTCAAGATAG AAATTCCCTTGTTTCATATTCTCAATGCACGTATAACATTTGGTAATTTGGATGCATCTAATGAGGCAGTCAGTGGTGTACTATGTTTACATGAGAGTAGTGCAGCCAGTAATGGTGAGCACACTTCAGAAGCAGTGGGACCACCCATCACTTGCGCTGTCGATGCAACTTGTTTTGAACCACCAGCCATGTATGATCGCCTTGGTGATGGTTACCGggaaccaatgacaatgatgaggGATGAAGATGATGACTTGCTACAGTTTGCTATTCAACAGAGTCTTTTAGATGCTGGCACTGAAGATGATCAG GTGACTGTGTGGGAAGCACTCAATAATAGCAAACCATCGCATGGTACAAACTTTAGAGCACAGGAGGACAGGATGTTACAAAG GGCAATTCAAGAGAGTCTGAGAATGTCTCAGGGATCCAGCCAAACAGAGGCGACAGGCGAGGACACCAGTAATTGTACTGTGTCAAGGCCACTGCCACTACCACCTCCACCAAAACCACAAATGATCGGTGCAAGAAATGCCAATGAATTGGACGAGCAACTCAAGATAGCCATGGAGTTATCTCAAAGACAACAGAAAGAAGATGATCTGAGGAGGCAAGCAGAAGAAGAAGAGCTTGAAAGAATACTCAAGCTGTCCCTACAAGACAAGTaa